One genomic region from Nymphaea colorata isolate Beijing-Zhang1983 chromosome 10, ASM883128v2, whole genome shotgun sequence encodes:
- the LOC116263191 gene encoding uncharacterized calcium-binding protein At1g02270, translating to MVVGSSLVATLSSTCDNLLKGRNRHPSICDSSEPSVSCTTFNILAPIYKRLGSETCRESEFRDYWFTRNQSILDRLIFERSSIICLQEFWVGNEELVGMYEKRLGEAGYISYKLARTNNRGDGLLTAIHKDAFTVVNDRELLFNDCGDRVAQLLHVRSVIPFWQNQNDDIQQEILIVNTHLLFPHNSSLSIVRLHQVYKILQYVEAYQEMYMLDPVPVILCGDWNGSKRGHVYKFLRSQGFISSYDTAHHYTDSDADAHKWVSHRNHRGNICGVDFIWLLNPDKCRMPLKTSWNESVFGIIKNHLRHMSMTENDAFDFLRARSYNSDYITYPGFCEGLQQLGLTKGLANEELEDLWAQADADGNGLLDYEEFQRIWHPLPSEQQEDNMDRCKRPGSMEEPVVGCFDVKNAVLFPPEVEKGMWPENYSLSDHAHLTVVFSPARMPCSQPIC from the exons ATG GTTGTAGGTTCCAGTCTTGTAGCTACTCTTTCATCTACTTGCGACAACCTGCTGAAGGGAAGGAACAGACATCCATCCATCTGTGATTCGTCTGAGCCTTCTGTATCCTGCACCACTTTCAACATTCTCGCTCCTATATACAAGCGGCTTGGCAGCGAG ACCTGCCGCGAAAGTGAATTCAGAGACTACTGGTTTACACGAAATCAATCCATATTAGATCGGTTAATTTTCGAAAGATCATCAATTATATGTTTACAG GAATTTTGGGTTGGCAATGAGGAACTTGTCGGTATGTATGAGAAACGGTTGGGAGAAGCTGGTTATATCAGTTACAAACTTGCAAGAACCAATAATCGTGGGGATG GGCTATTGACTGCAATTCACAAGGATGCTTTCACAGTTGTTAACGATCGTGAATTGCTCTTCAATGACTGTGGGGACCGTGTTGCGCAGCTTTTGCATGTTCGATCGGTGATTCCTTTTTGGCAAAATCAAAATGACGATATTCAGCAAGAAATTCTCATTGTGAATACCCATTTACTCTTTCCACACAACTCGTCCCTCTCTATTGTAAGGCTTCATCAG GTATACAAGATCTTACAGTATGTGGAAGCTTATCAAGAGATGTATATGCTTGACCCTGTGCCTGTCATCCTGTGTGG TGACTGGAACGGTAGCAAGCGGGGACATGTATACAAATTTCTTAGGTCCCAAGGATTCATATCATCTTATGATACAGCTCACCACTACACAGACAGTGATGCAGATGCTCACAAG TGGGTTAGTCACCGGAACCATCGTGGCAACATTTGCGGTGTGGACTTTATATGGCTTCTAAATCCTGACAAATGCAGAATGCCATTGAAGACAAGCTGGAACGAGTCTGTGTTTGGAATAATTAAG aACCATCTACGTCATATGTCAATGACAGAGAACGATGCCTTCGACTTTCTCAGGGCCAGGAGCTATAATAGCGATTACATTACCTACCCTGGATTTTGTGAAGGTCTTCAGCAG TTGGGTCTTACTAAAGGCCTTGCCAACGAGGAATTAGAAGATTTGTGGGCTCAGGCTGATGCAGATGGAAACGGATTACTTGACTATGAAGAATTCCAG aGAATTTGGCATCCACTGCCATCGGAGCAGCAGGAAGATAACATGGATAGATGCAAGAGACCTGGCAGCATGGAAGAGCCTGTTGTCGGCTGTTTTGACGTGAAGAATGCGGTACTCTTTCCACCTGAGGTAGAAAAAGGAATGTGGCCGGAGAACTACTCCCTTTCCGATCATGCTCATCTGACCGTGGTGTTTTCTCCGGCGAGGATGCCATGCTCACAACCAATATGTTAG